The window GCTAAATAGGTTGAAACAACGTTTTTATCTTTACTATCCGGAGGGTACATATGCTGTTAATTATTCATCAGGGGAAAATCACCTTGTAATTGAGATTTCAGTTCCAATAGTTGAGTCTTCGATAAGGTGAGTTTGAGGTGATTTTGTATAAGACAAGGTTTGAAATATCTCAAAAAATTTAGTATTATTGATACTAAGCTTAAGATCAAGATAAAAAAGAATAGGATGATAATGGGATGGTAACCATAAAGGATATAGCAAGAGAAGCAGGGGTGTCACCTTCAACAGTATCACGAGTACTTTCTGGCAAAGCAAAGATTTCACCTGAGACAACAAAAAGAGTGATGGACGCAATTAAGCGGCTTGGATATATTCCCAATGCGAGTGCAAAAAGCCTTGTGATGAAAAAGGCATACTCTATAGGGATTTTCATGCCACGAAGACTTGAGCAGACACTTACAAGCACCTTTTTTGACCAGGTGGTATCTGGGATTTGCAGTTATATTAACAACACAGAATATGAGATTGTGCTGACTATTGTACCGCCAGAAAAGGAAAAGGAAAGCTTAGAAAGACTAATAAAAAGCAGGAAAGTGGATGGATTTATCCTCCTCACCTCCCGTATAAATGACTATGCTATCAGATATCTTCGTTCTATCAAGTTTCCTTTTGTTTTAATAGGTTCACCTGATAAAGACAAGGATTATGTGAACTGGGTTGACAATGACAACAAAAGAGCAGGGTTTGACGCAACAGAGTATTTAATCAAGCTTGGACACACTCAAATAGGTTTTTTAGGTGGTATGGAAAATCTTGTTTTAACTCAGGATAGACTCTCTGGCTATAAGAGTGCTTTGAGCAAATATAAAATTCCAGTTGAAAACCAATATATTATGTTCACAGAGTTTGATGAGCAAAGTTCATATGAAAAGGCAAAGCAGTTGTTGACTTTAAAAAATAGGCCAACTGCTATTGTCTGTATTGACGAGGTTGTGGCATATGCAGCAGTAAAAGCATGCAGAGAACTTGATTTGAAAGTAGGGTATGATGTGTCTATAATTGGATTTAATGAGTCCATCTTTTCTAAGCTGTCTTCACCAAGGCTTACTACAGTTGACACTAACATATTTTACCTTGGCTATTATGCTGCTGAAATGCTTATGAAAGAGTTAGAAGAACCGTATAAAACTTACAAAAGACTTATAGTGCAGCATTCAATTGTAGAAGGAGAGACTTGTAGAGCTATTTAAAATGATGTTATTAGAAAACAGGGGGGAAATTTTTTGCAAAAGCATGTTGAAATAAAAAATAAGATTGGTCAGGTTCTGCGCGGATATTTACATGTGCCAAATGAGTTTGAAGGAAGAGTGCCTGCAGTTGCAATCTTTCACGGTTTTACAGGCAACAAAATGGAACCGCATTTCATATTTGTGAAGTTGTCTCGTTTGCTTGAAAACTATGGTATTGCAAGTGTTAGGTTTGACTTTGCAGGCTCTGGTGAATCAGACGGTGAATTTTACGACATGACGGTAACTCGCGAGATTGACGATGCAAGGTGTATACTTGACTATCTATTTTCACTGGACTTTGTTGACAAGCAAAAGGTGTCAATTGTAGGGCTGTCTCTCGGTGGTGCAATTGCTTCATATCTTGCTGGTGAGTACAGAGAAAAACTTCACAAGGTTGTACTGTGGGCGCCTGCCGGAAATATGAAAGAAATTGCAAGAAATGTAGTTGAGAGTAACCCACTTATTAAAGAGAAAGGATATATTGATTTGGGTGGTCTTCTTTTATCGCAGGATTTTTATTATGATTTGCAAAAGTATGATTTCTTCGAAGCAATAAAGAAGTATCCAAATAAAGTTTTAATTTTGCACGGCACAAACGACACAGCAGTTCCGGTTGAAGTTGGGAGAAAATACAAAGAGATTTTAGGTGATAGAGCGCTGCTTGTTGAGATAGAAGGTGCTGATCACACATTTAACAAATATGAGTGGGAAAGGATTGTGTTAGACAAGACAGTTGAGTTTTTGAGGGAATAAGAAGAAAAGCCCAAAAGGGCTGGGGATGGAAGTTGCTTAAAGCTTTAAAAACTATCCCCCAGCCCTTTTTCACATGTTGAGTTTTTAATGAATATAATAGAATAAAACTATCTGCAGAGAGAATATATTAAGTTATGAGCAAGCATTTGTTACATCACAAAAATAAAAAACAAATAGGTCTTGTTCTTTTACTGCTTGGCATTGGAATTTTGATTTCAATCATAATGCCACCATGGCTTTTGGTCTTTATTATAGCTCTTGGTTTGATTGGTAGCGGAATCTATATCTTTTTTAAAGATGGGAGATGAAATAAAATGAAAATAATGGTATTAAAGATGCCAACGTTTTTAAGCAAATTTATTAAAAGATTATTTAAAATCAATGAATAATGAAAAAGGATAAAGAAAAAGTTCAAGATAAACCTTGTATGCTTATCTTGAACTTTTTATTTTAAGCTCGGACAACTTTACCAGCCTTAATACAGCTTGTGCACACATAAATTCTCTTTCTTGTACCATTTATTATTACTCTAATCTTCTTTACATTTGGTTTCCAAGTTCTTCTTGACTTTTTATTTGAGTGACTTACTTTATTCCCGAACGATACTTTTTTATTGCAAATTTCACACATAGCCATTTTTATTTTCCCTCCTTGAATTTATAAAAGCGAACAAAAAGCCACAAACTATTTTAACATAAAAAAAAGGGAAAAGGCAAGTTTTTTTATCCTTTGTACAGGATTGCTTCATTGTCTATATAAAGTTCGCAATTAATATCTTCGTTTACAATTTCAACATCCTTCACAAGTTCAATTCTATACATACTGGATGTGTACCAGTTGAGTTTCGGCTGTACATTTACAAAGTTGAGATTACTCTCTAAAGAAGGAAGCAAATAGTTCCAGTTAACATAATGATTGAAGTTTTCAATAATATCTGTGATGACTGCATTGAATTTATTCAAAAGAAGTTTTTGAAATTCATGCCATTTTGAAAGTGATGCTTCAATATTTGTAAGACCGAAGTATCCTGCACAACCTGCACCTTTTAAGCTTGAGGTCGTTCTTGTAAAGCACAAGTCCAAAGCTTCAATTGTCTCTGGTGGGTCGATTGTAAATGTGTCAAAGCTTTTTACAAGTTCATCAGGAAGCTTGTTTCTGAAGTCATACTCAATTGCTTTCAAATTGAGATTATATTCTTTTGCAGCTTTGTTTATAAAATCTACAAGTCTTTTGTCAATCTCTAATACCAATACTTCTGTTGGAAGTTTTGTCAAAGCTGCTGCAATTGATACCAGATCATCATCGCCAAATACAATGAGTCTCTTTCCTACAAGGTCGCCTTTTTTAATCATAAGAGCAATTCTTGAAAAAGCTGTTTCTTCGGTAACATAACCTTGGTCGTACTCAACTATTGCATCAGGTCTTGTTTTTACTATCTCTTTAAACTTTTCATAAGCGTCTTTTATTTCAGTAAATACAATACCGCGGCCTTCGCAGCATTGGCATGTGTAATTCTTCACAACGGGAATGCCTTTTTGCTCAATAAATTCTTTTCCTTTCTGTGTAAGCATTAAATTACCATTTTCATTTGATTTTACAAAATCTATTGAAATAAGATAGTTAATTGTTTCCCTCACAACAGCAAACGGCTTTTGTGAAAGAAATATTGCTTCCCAAAAGTGATTTGTGGAGTTCAATGCTGCCATTACCTTTTCGATATCTCTTTCGTTTACATTTACCTTTGTCTTGGTCTTTACAAATTCCACTGCGCTCCTTAGTTCATCCACATCTACCACCTCCTCAAAGATTTAGATGCAGTTTTTAAGAGTTTGTTGACAACAATATATAATAATATCATAATAAAAAAAGGTGTCAATAATGACACTGCAAAAAGAGACGTACAAAGGGTGAGAAAAGCTTGAAAATTAAGGTTCTTCCAGAAGATTTTATAGTCAAAGAAAAACTTGACATTGAGATAAAACCAAGCGGAAAGTACAAGATTTATCTTTTGAAAAAGAAGCACTGGAACACAATTGATGCGTTAAGATTTATATCAAAAGAGAACAAGATTCCATTTGAGAAAATAGGCTGCGCAGGAAGAAAAGACAGACATGCTCTTACTTTTCAGTATATTTCTGTACCAAGAGAATATGACATAAGTTTCAATAGAGAAAATGTTAAGCTTGAATTTATAGGGTATTCAGATGATTTTGTTTCACCTATGATACTCAAAGGCAATTATTTTGAAGTAGTAATAAGGAAGATAAAGAATAAGGATGAAAGAATTTTTCAGAGACTTGATGAGATAAAGAAATTTGGTTTTCCAAATTATTTTGATGACCAGCGTTTCGGAAGTGTCGAAAACGAAGAGGAATTTATCGGTGAGAAGATAGTAAAAAAACATTACAACGGAGCACTAAAACTCTATTTTACAACCATTCATCCTGAGGATAAAAGAGAAGAAAAGGAAAGAAAGAAAAAGATATTTGAGCTTTGGGGGGACTTCGAAAAAGTACTTCCTCTTTGCAAAACAAAGGTTGAGAAAGAGATAATAAAGACTTTAATGAAAGGCAAAAGCAGACACTATTTAATCGAAGCTGTAAACCTCATACCAAAAGAAGAGATGTCAATGTTTTTCTCTGCTTACCAGAGCTATATCTGGAACAGGACTTTAAGCACAGTTTTACCATATTATACTGATTTGCTAAAACCTGTTAAGGGGAAGATTATGGAATATCTTATTTATAAAACACTTTCTGACAAAGCTTTGAATGAATTAAAAAATCTTAAAATTCCGACTGTATCATCAAGAATACCTTACGTAAATAGTCTTGTTAACAATACCATTTTGGAGATTTTAAATGAACGAGGGCTTAAACCTTCAGACTTTGACCTCAAAAAGATAAGAAAGTCGTTTTATAAATCATTTTTAAGACCTGCAATAGTCTTTCCAGAAAATCTTGAGGTTTCAAACTTTGAAGAAGATGACTTTTATAGCGGATATTTTAAACTAAAATTGAAATTTCATCTTCCAGCCGGCTCATTTGCCACAATGCTTTTTAAAAGTTTAACAATATACATTGCGAACACATAATCGCTATTGACTGACAACCTGATTGCTTTTATAATATAAGCTGCTTATTAAGGAAGAGGCGGTGGATATAGCTCAGTTGGTTAGAGCGCCAGGTTGTGGCCCTGGAGGTCATGGGTTCGAGTCCCATTATCCACCCCATATATAAAATAAGTTGGGGTGTCGCCAAGCGGTAAGGCACAGGACTTTGACTCCTGCATTCCGGTGGTTCGAATCCACCCACCCCAGCCATTTTTGTTTTATGGAGAGTTTTAAGGGTTACAGAGGATTGTTTAAAAATGTTAAGCGACAGAAAATACATCAAATCCGGCAGTACTTTGAAATAACAGGATTTTAAAAAGAAAACAAGACTTACAATAGTGATACTATATCCACCGAACGCAGGAAGAATGCGTGAGGTGGTTTTATTATATCCCAATGACGTATTTTAAAATTTTTTCTTTTGGTCAATTCATTTAATAGCTATATAGCTATATTTTTACTCATTGTAGCCGCTGTTTTTGCTATGAGTATATCGCTGTCAAAGAAAGTTAAATCAAACTGTTATCTTCAAGACTTGAGAGCTAATGATTTATTTGAAAGTGAGTTGGAAATAACAAAAAGAGGATGTTCTTATGAAAGACATCCTCTTTTATTGCGCGATTTAGGAATTTTTGATAAAATAATTCAAAAGAACTTTGAATGACTATTTGTAATAGAAGGGGCTAAAAAATGATAAGGATAAATAAAATTGATATTGATCATGCTAAAAAAGCTATTGAAGATTTGGGTGCATTTTTCAGCAGGTTTGGTGACAAGGTTGTTGTTGCTTATCTTTTTGGCTCATTTGCAGCTGAAACATATACTCCCCTTTCTGACATAGACATAGCGGTTCTGCTTAGAGAAGAACTTTCTAAAGAAGCGGTTGAAGAACTTGAAAATGAGATTCTTGATGGACTCATGAAAATCTTTAAGACTGACGAAATTGACCTTATTACACTCAACAGTGCACCTTTGTCTGTGAGATACGGTGTATTAAAAACTGCAAAGATGGTGTACTGCAGCAATATTGAAAAAACGATTGACTTTCAAACAGAGGTCATTTCAAAGTATCTTGATATAAAGCCTTATAGGGAAGAATTTTATAGGGAATTTTTGAAATCTTTGTAAAGATTTATTGAAAGGAGTTTGTTTTTAAGATATGGACGAAAAAATATTATTTCATTTAAAGCTCTTAAAAAAATATACAGAGTTGTTGAAAGACATATCAAAAGTTGATTTTGAAGAATATATGGCAAATGAAATCTTAAAAGGTGCAGTGCAAAGGTATTTGCAAATTGCAATTGAAACATGTATGTATCAACATTGGAAATAGGATAATTTCAATAGAACAAACAAAAGGTAAAAATATAAAAACGCCTGAAACATATGCAGATATATTTTTGGCATTGTCTCAATTAGGTATTATTAATGACGAATTTAGCACAAGGCTTTCTCAAATGGCAAGGTTTAGAAACAAACTGGTACATCTTTATTGGGAAATTGATGATAGTTTGGTTTATAGGTTTATAAAAGAAAATATGCAAGATTTTGAAGAATATATTTGTTGTATAAAAAAGTATATCCAAAATAATTAATATTTATTGTAAACTTTACAGTATAATCATTTTAAGTTAATTGTTCGTATATTTCGAACAAAAGTTTGGTATTGTAGAGTCAGCAGACATCAGCTATAATAACAGTGCACCTTATATATGGGCCATTAGCTCAGTAGGCAGAGCACCAGCCTTTTAAGCTGGGTGTCCCGCGTTCGAGTCGCGGATGGCTCACCATGTTAAATATAAAAGCCCTTAAAAAAGAGGGCTTTTTTTGTTATATATTGAAAAGAAGAAGCTTGTGTGATAAAGTTTTATTAAAAAAAGAAAGGAAAAGAAAAAAGGTGCTTGCAAAAATTTTGACATCTTCATATATAGGGATAAAAGGCTTTGTTGTTACTGTTGAGACTGATATGACAAATGGACTTCCAAATTTTGATATTGTGGGACTTCCAGATGTTACTATAAAAGAGTCAAAAGAGAGAATAAAGGTTGCTATAAAAAACAGTGGATTTGATTTTCCAAACAGAAGAATAATTGTAAATCTTGCTCCTGCCAGCACTAAAAAAGAAGGCTCATCATTTGACCTTCCAATTGCTATTTCAATTCTAAAATCATCTGAGCAGATTAGTCCAAAGCTAAATCCAGACGACATTGCCATTATTGGTGAGCTTTCCTTAGATGGCAGCGTAAAAAAAGTGAATGGGGCACTTTTGATGACAATTGCTGCACTTGAAAATAACGTAAAAAAAATAATTGTGCCATACGAAAACAGGGCTGAGTGCGCAGTTGTAAAAGGAATAGATGTTTACCCTGTTAGGACATTGAAAGAGGCAATAGAAGTTTTAAATGGAAGTGAAGATATTAAACCGTATAAAATTGACTTAGATAATCTAAATGCAGATCATTTTACATATGACATTGATTTTAGTGACATAAAAGGGCAGGAGTATGTGAAAAGAGCAGTTGAGATTGCTGTTGCTGGTATGCACAATCTTTTATTAATTGGACCACCAGGGGCTGGTAAGACAATGATTGCACAGAGAATACCGACAATTTTGCCACCTATGACCTTTGAGGAAAGTTTAGAAGTTACAAAGATTTACAGCTGTGCAGGGCTTTTGAAAGAAGGCGAAGCACTCATACTAAGAAGACCTTTTAGAAGCCCACATCACACCGCTTCCTCAATTGCTATAATTGGTGGAGGTAAGATTCCAAAACCGGGTGAGGTTTCTCTTGCACACAATGGAGTATTGTTTTTAGACGAATTTCCAGAGTTTGATAAAAAGACAATTGAGGTTCTTCGCCAGCCTCTTGAAGATGGGTACATAACAATTTCAAGGGTAAATGCATCAATTGAGTATCCTGCCAAATTTATGCTTGTCTGTGCAATGAATCCATGTAAATGTGGATATTTTCTTTCTGAAGATCGGGAGTGCACATGTACCCCTACTCAAATCAGACAATACCTTAGCAAAATTTCCGGACCCATTTTAGACAGAATTGATGTCCAGGTTGAGGTGAAGGCTGTAAAGCTTGAAAATTTAAATTCTTCTTCTTGTAAAGACTCAAGTAGTATGAGAAAGGCAATTGAAAAAGCACGGCAAATTCAGCTTGAAAGGTTTAAAGGACTTGGGATTTACTATAATTCCCAGATGAAAGGAAACCATATAAACAAGTTTTGCAAACTTTCTCAAAAAGAAAAAGCCTTGCTTGAGAAGGCTTATAACACTTTGAATTTGTCTTTACGAGGGTATTCTAAGATTTTGAAGGTTGCAAGGACAATTGCAGACTTAGAAGAAAGCGAAGAAATTAAAATTGAGCATCTTCACGAGGCAATATCTTACAGGCTTTTAGAAAGAAGGCTTATTTAGGATTCACTTTGGGTTTTCTTGAGACCTTGGAAATAGTTTCATAGAGTAAGAAAATTACAACAAAAACTAAAACTGTTGCACCACCGGGTGGGACATCTACATAATAAGATAGGCTCAAGCCTGATGTTATAGAAATCAAAGATATCAGCAAAGAGCTTATCTGAAGCATTTTGAAGTTTTTTGAAAACCTCATGGCTATTGCAGTAGGGAAGACAATCAAGCTTGATATCAAAAGTCCACCTACAATCTTGAGTGAGACAGCAATTATTGTAGCAGAGAGTATGTTCAATATAAAATCTAAAAGCCTTGTGTTTATTCCTGAGACCTTTGCGCTCATCTCATCAAATGTTGTGTACAAAAGCTGATTTTTAAACCCAGTTAAGAATACTACTGTTACAATTGATATTGCTAATATTATCCAAACATCTTCATTGCCAATTGTCACAATGCTTCCAAAAAGGTAGCTCATAAGATTTGCACTACTTTTCAAAACTCCAAACAAAACAGCAGCGATGCCAAGTGCAGTGATTGAAACAAGCGCGAGAGAAACTTCTTCAAATCTTTTAAATCTTGTTTTAAAATATT is drawn from Caldicellulosiruptor naganoensis and contains these coding sequences:
- a CDS encoding LacI family DNA-binding transcriptional regulator, with amino-acid sequence MVTIKDIAREAGVSPSTVSRVLSGKAKISPETTKRVMDAIKRLGYIPNASAKSLVMKKAYSIGIFMPRRLEQTLTSTFFDQVVSGICSYINNTEYEIVLTIVPPEKEKESLERLIKSRKVDGFILLTSRINDYAIRYLRSIKFPFVLIGSPDKDKDYVNWVDNDNKRAGFDATEYLIKLGHTQIGFLGGMENLVLTQDRLSGYKSALSKYKIPVENQYIMFTEFDEQSSYEKAKQLLTLKNRPTAIVCIDEVVAYAAVKACRELDLKVGYDVSIIGFNESIFSKLSSPRLTTVDTNIFYLGYYAAEMLMKELEEPYKTYKRLIVQHSIVEGETCRAI
- a CDS encoding alpha/beta hydrolase, translated to MQKHVEIKNKIGQVLRGYLHVPNEFEGRVPAVAIFHGFTGNKMEPHFIFVKLSRLLENYGIASVRFDFAGSGESDGEFYDMTVTREIDDARCILDYLFSLDFVDKQKVSIVGLSLGGAIASYLAGEYREKLHKVVLWAPAGNMKEIARNVVESNPLIKEKGYIDLGGLLLSQDFYYDLQKYDFFEAIKKYPNKVLILHGTNDTAVPVEVGRKYKEILGDRALLVEIEGADHTFNKYEWERIVLDKTVEFLRE
- the rpmB gene encoding 50S ribosomal protein L28, giving the protein MAMCEICNKKVSFGNKVSHSNKKSRRTWKPNVKKIRVIINGTRKRIYVCTSCIKAGKVVRA
- a CDS encoding bis-aminopropyl spermidine synthase family protein, whose translation is MDELRSAVEFVKTKTKVNVNERDIEKVMAALNSTNHFWEAIFLSQKPFAVVRETINYLISIDFVKSNENGNLMLTQKGKEFIEQKGIPVVKNYTCQCCEGRGIVFTEIKDAYEKFKEIVKTRPDAIVEYDQGYVTEETAFSRIALMIKKGDLVGKRLIVFGDDDLVSIAAALTKLPTEVLVLEIDKRLVDFINKAAKEYNLNLKAIEYDFRNKLPDELVKSFDTFTIDPPETIEALDLCFTRTTSSLKGAGCAGYFGLTNIEASLSKWHEFQKLLLNKFNAVITDIIENFNHYVNWNYLLPSLESNLNFVNVQPKLNWYTSSMYRIELVKDVEIVNEDINCELYIDNEAILYKG
- the truD gene encoding tRNA pseudouridine(13) synthase TruD — protein: MKIKVLPEDFIVKEKLDIEIKPSGKYKIYLLKKKHWNTIDALRFISKENKIPFEKIGCAGRKDRHALTFQYISVPREYDISFNRENVKLEFIGYSDDFVSPMILKGNYFEVVIRKIKNKDERIFQRLDEIKKFGFPNYFDDQRFGSVENEEEFIGEKIVKKHYNGALKLYFTTIHPEDKREEKERKKKIFELWGDFEKVLPLCKTKVEKEIIKTLMKGKSRHYLIEAVNLIPKEEMSMFFSAYQSYIWNRTLSTVLPYYTDLLKPVKGKIMEYLIYKTLSDKALNELKNLKIPTVSSRIPYVNSLVNNTILEILNERGLKPSDFDLKKIRKSFYKSFLRPAIVFPENLEVSNFEEDDFYSGYFKLKLKFHLPAGSFATMLFKSLTIYIANT
- the mntA gene encoding type VII toxin-antitoxin system MntA family adenylyltransferase antitoxin translates to MIRINKIDIDHAKKAIEDLGAFFSRFGDKVVVAYLFGSFAAETYTPLSDIDIAVLLREELSKEAVEELENEILDGLMKIFKTDEIDLITLNSAPLSVRYGVLKTAKMVYCSNIEKTIDFQTEVISKYLDIKPYREEFYREFLKSL
- a CDS encoding HepT-like ribonuclease domain-containing protein, with the protein product MDEKILFHLKLLKKYTELLKDISKVDFEEYMANEILKGAVQRYLQIAIETCMYQHWK
- the hepT gene encoding type VII toxin-antitoxin system HepT family RNase toxin, whose protein sequence is MQLKHVCINIGNRIISIEQTKGKNIKTPETYADIFLALSQLGIINDEFSTRLSQMARFRNKLVHLYWEIDDSLVYRFIKENMQDFEEYICCIKKYIQNN
- a CDS encoding YifB family Mg chelatase-like AAA ATPase, which produces MLAKILTSSYIGIKGFVVTVETDMTNGLPNFDIVGLPDVTIKESKERIKVAIKNSGFDFPNRRIIVNLAPASTKKEGSSFDLPIAISILKSSEQISPKLNPDDIAIIGELSLDGSVKKVNGALLMTIAALENNVKKIIVPYENRAECAVVKGIDVYPVRTLKEAIEVLNGSEDIKPYKIDLDNLNADHFTYDIDFSDIKGQEYVKRAVEIAVAGMHNLLLIGPPGAGKTMIAQRIPTILPPMTFEESLEVTKIYSCAGLLKEGEALILRRPFRSPHHTASSIAIIGGGKIPKPGEVSLAHNGVLFLDEFPEFDKKTIEVLRQPLEDGYITISRVNASIEYPAKFMLVCAMNPCKCGYFLSEDRECTCTPTQIRQYLSKISGPILDRIDVQVEVKAVKLENLNSSSCKDSSSMRKAIEKARQIQLERFKGLGIYYNSQMKGNHINKFCKLSQKEKALLEKAYNTLNLSLRGYSKILKVARTIADLEESEEIKIEHLHEAISYRLLERRLI
- a CDS encoding metal ABC transporter permease; translation: MLQYEFMQRALIVGILVSTMTSLIGNFLVLKRFSQIGDSLSHTAIVGVAAALLLNFSPTIGAVLATVVFSLLLEYFKTRFKRFEEVSLALVSITALGIAAVLFGVLKSSANLMSYLFGSIVTIGNEDVWIILAISIVTVVFLTGFKNQLLYTTFDEMSAKVSGINTRLLDFILNILSATIIAVSLKIVGGLLISSLIVFPTAIAMRFSKNFKMLQISSLLISLISITSGLSLSYYVDVPPGGATVLVFVVIFLLYETISKVSRKPKVNPK